A single region of the Raphanus sativus cultivar WK10039 chromosome 1, ASM80110v3, whole genome shotgun sequence genome encodes:
- the LOC108806532 gene encoding glucan endo-1,3-beta-glucosidase 11 has translation MELKTFHRSSAFLFLLSVVIISPATVTSIGVNYGQIGDNLPSPEEVVPLVKSIGATKVKLYDANPEILKAFSGTGVEFIVGLGNEYLSKMKDPSKALAWIKQNVTPYLPATNITCITIGNEILALNDSSLTDSLLPAMQGVHSALVTAGLSDQIAVTTAHSLSILKTSFPPSAGEFSPEVVDYLEPILEFHRKTDSPFLINAYPFFAYKGSPKEIPLDFVLFQQNNGVVDPTTGFHYDNMLFAQIDAVYSALAAAGYKTLSVQISETGWPSKGDDDEFGATPENAKRYNGNLIKLMKNEKTKTPLRPNNDLIVYVFALFNENLKPGPTSERNYGLFKPDGTQAYSLGFTLNDVVKGGNSSSGNGGSGKTPVLPMTPVAPDSASTGYLAISSAPGKRKGKEAVLSMVAIMLLARHLL, from the exons ATGGAGCTTAAAACCTTCCATCGCTCTTCTGCATTCCTTTTCCTCCTCTCAG TGGTGATTATTTCCCCGGCCACGGTGACTTCAATCGGAGTAAACTACGGTCAAATCGGAGATAACCTCCCATCACCAGAAGAAGTAGTCCCACTAGTGAAATCAATCGGAGCAACCAAAGTGAAACTCTACGACGCAAACCCAGAGATCCTCAAAGCCTTCTCCGGCACGGGAGTAGAGTTCATCGTGGGACTCGGCAACGAGTACCTCTCCAAAATGAAAGATCCTTCCAAAGCCTTAGCATGGATCAAACAAAACGTCACTCCATACCTACCGGCCACGAACATCACCTGCATCACCATCGGCAACGAGATCTTAGCCCTCAACGACTCTTCCCTCACCGACAGCCTCCTCCCGGCGATGCAAGGAGTCCACTCCGCGTTAGTAACCGCCGGACTCTCCGACCAAATCGCCGTCACCACCGCGCATTCTCTCTCCATCCTCAAAACATCGTTCCCTCCCTCCGCCGGAGAGTTCTCGCCGGAGGTGGTAGATTACCTCGAGCCGATCCTCGAGTTTCACCGCAAGACGGACTCTCCGTTCTTGATCAACGCCTACCCTTTCTTCGCTTACAAAGGGAGCCCTAAAGAGATCCCTCTCGACTTCGTCCTCTTCCAACAGAACAATGGAGTCGTCGATCCCACCACCGGGTTTCACTACGACAACATGCTCTTCGCCCAGATAGACGCCGTCTACTCTGCTCTAGCGGCGGCGGGGTATAAAACGCTTAGCGTTCAGATATCGGAGACGGGATGGCCGTCGAAAGGAGACGACGACGAGTTCGGAGCCACGCCGGAGAATGCGAAACGTTATAACGGAAACTTGATTAAGCTTATGAAGAATGAAAAGACCAAAACGCCCTTACGACCGAATAATGATCTTATCGTATACGTGTTTGCGTTGTTCAACGAGAACTTGAAACCTGGCCCTACTTCGGAGAGGAATTACGGTCTGTTTAAACCTGACGGGACTCAGGCTTACTCGCTTGGGTTCACTCTAAACGATGTCGTAAAAGGTGGTAATAGTAGTAGTGGCAATGGAGGTAGTGGGAAAACACCGGTTTTACCGATGACGCCGGTGGCTCCGGATAGTGCGTCGACCGGTTATTTGGCAATTTCGTCTGCTCCG GGGAAAAGAAAAGGGAAAGAGGCAGTATTGTCAATGGTGGCGATCATGTTATTGGCCCGACACTTACTTTGA
- the LOC108859020 gene encoding uncharacterized protein LOC108859020, translated as MNSMFSAFDALFVELMGKNLMVSSLNATSAATPKPAVLQTQKQEENASNKMGLVQKTPRFALELDGLHCFETIVRS; from the coding sequence ATGAACTCGATGTTCAGTGCCTTCGACGCCCTCTTCGTAGAGCTTATGGGAAAGAATCTAATGGTTTCTTCGCTTAACGCTACCTCCGCCGCCACCCCCAAACCTGCCGTACTGCAAACGCAAAAGCAGGAGGAAAACGCAAGCAATAAGATGGGTTTGGTGCAGAAGACTCCGAGGTTTGCTCTGGAGCTCGACGGTCTCCACTGCTTTGAGACAATAGTCCGTTCTTGA
- the LOC108846451 gene encoding uncharacterized protein LOC108846451, whose protein sequence is MEESGGRRRPNCRLPERLFAVGEEPTGVRVTPYHKAGAIRSILNALDPEEVEHIRASPFGRLVEIADKPSFSGRFGRYIISRQLKVSKKHEAWFLFAGKPIRFSIKEFALVTGLNCSKFPKRCKKKSKNFMEDVGEKPYWGELFGSLREVLDSSLVKMLGKKTVVDRETRLKYAYLSLLSSVILPTTHSHRISQEAAEMIKDLETFLAYPWEGDLCLLFQLVIVECVPALTEVVQDGSSSGSDGEGGGDDDTLESDKGGRKNISPGHARDTDAAGKTIVDSIMLDGNGETTLAPDFQWSDDEDDDGVSNMVGLIEERFGFSNDCFVGGATKEDVTRMRHESKAEMLNRKSVKFKTATSSQVQDGVDLDMLSSMVRDKLKEDFQLLHGSIANVQESSNGFTETIIVNINEVFEIVQDSARQIKTMSEDIRKLSATLHVSPVENLVRRPSMVNAATQTIPDSTSIIADAMLFANQSSTLPTAEVNISKANTFANRSSTLPTEDTNVAAEPTTSVNELSNNSGIEGGHVQQSTPRSQLTEKLNPPLTDKQPDSILDPSLVFPNPTFSLGLTQEARVDTSTITNVTEGNDEEVYEEDNVDATLGEAGNGCRKSKRQKVPTKSLMGDFECDKGFQNCARKAVADAIYRGGDVDYTAKFAGLMEKMKTSFEMSIGSANIQSSDLCDVIERATQLSPKVVDVLMFHTSAFFRSPSSQKQHSSSVFMDTQFVSQFTKLYTNFSKASKKVSYKFSGNVVDMFLQLPSTGDDVRYYFPFYLDKQYCLGICVDCSTWSVTILDCTVELRTDNMMNKEVRPLAVIFPYFLKQLGRQVGTRDCKEMAIEKPRNIPQQKEVTHSGVSSVLFIQAHAVGGFDACKFITPDVLDSMVEMLVVTLYEASVDPL, encoded by the exons ATGGAAGAAAGCGGCGGAAGACGGAGACCAAATTGCCGCCTGCCGGAACGGCTTTTCGCAGTTGGAGAAGAACCAACCGGCGTCCGGGTGACTCCTTATCACAAGGCAGGGGCAATCAGGAGTATCCTCAACGCTCTCGATCCGGAGGAAGTGGAGCACATTAGGGCTTCGCCGTTCGGCAGATTAGTTGAGATCGCCGACAAACCTAGTTTCTCCGGCAGGTTTGGGCGATATATTATATCGAGACAACTAAAAGTGTCTAAGAAGCATGAAGCGTGGTTCCTTTTCGCTGGTAAACCGATTAGGTTTTCGATTAAGGAGTTCGCTCTGGTCACCGGACTAAACTGTAGCAAATTTCCAAAGAGATGCAAGAAGAAATCGAAGAACTTCATGGAAGATGTTGGGGAGAAACCATATTGGGGGGAATTGTTTGGATCGCTAAGAGAGGTACTTGACTCCTCGCTTGTGAAGATGTTGGGGAAGAAAACTGTCGTTGACAGAGAGACTAGGTTAAAGTATGCCTATCTGTCCTTGCTCTCCTCTGTTATTCTACCAACCACGCATTCACATCGGATATCCCAAGAAGCCGCAGAGATGATCAAAGATTTGGAAACATTTTTGGCGTATCCGTGGGAAGG GGATTTGTGCTTGCTCTTTCAACTCGTCATTGTTGAATGTGTGCCTGCGCTAACCGAAGTGGTGCAAGATGGAAGTTCATCTGGTTCTGACGGTGAGGGAGGCGGTGATGATGATACTTTAGAGAGTGACAAAGGCGGAAGGAAAAACATCAGTCCCGGGCACGCACGCGACACGGATGCTGCAGGGAAG ACAATAGTTGACTCCATTATGCTTGATGGTAACGGGGAAACAACTCTTGCTCCTGATTTCCAATGGTCAGAtgacgaagatgatgatggcGTCTCTAATATGGTGGGTCTAATAGAGGAGCGATTTGGTTTCAGCAACGACTGTTTTGTTGGTGGGGCAACAAAAGAGGATGTTACTAGGATGCGTCACGAGTCAAAAGCTGAAATGTTAAACCGCAAGTCTGTGAAATTCAAGACCGCTACATCTTCTCAGGTCCAAGATGGCGTTGACTTAGATATGTTGTCCTCCATGGTAAGAGATAAACTAAAGGAAGACTTCCAGCTCCTACATGGCAGCATTGCAAACGTTCAGGAATCATCAAATGGCTTCACCGAGACAATTATTGTCAATATCAACGAAGTCTTTGAAATCGTGCAAGATAGTGCTCGGCAGATTAAAACAATGTCTGAAGATATTCGTAAGTTGTCGGCGACATTACATGTTTCTCCTGTAGAAAACCTAGTTCGCCGTCCCAGCATGGTGAATGCGGCCACCCAAACAATTCCAGATTCCACTTCCATTATTGCAGATGCAATGCTGTTTGCTAACCAGTCATCAACTCTTCCTACCGCG GAGGTTAACATCTCTAAAGCCAACACGTTTGCTAACCGGTCATCTACTCTTCCTACTGAG GACACTAACGTTGCGGCGGAACCAACCACATCTGTGAATGAGTTGAGTAACAACAGTGGCATAGAAGGCGGACATGTTCAACAGTCTACACCTCGGAGCCAGCTAACTGAGAAATTAAATCCTCCACTTACAGACAAACAACCGGACTCT ATTCTTGATCCATCATTGGTTTTTCCCAACCCAACATTCTCTCTCGGCCTTACGCAAGAGGCACGTGTGGATACTTCTACCATCACCAATGTAACAGAGGGCAATGATGAGGAAGTTTATGAGGAAGACAACGTAGATGCAACGTTGGGAGAAGCTGGAAATGGGTGCAGGAAAAGCAAAAGGCAAAAGGTACCAACGAAATCGCTCATGGGCGACTTCGAATGTGATAAAGGGTTTCAGAACTGTGCTAGAAAGGCTGTTGCTGATGCCATCTACAGGGGAGGGGATGTTGATTACACCGCCAAGTTTGCTGGTttaatggagaagatgaagacttcTTT TGAAATGTCAATTGGGAGTGCCAATATTCAGAGCTCCGATCTCTGCGACGTTATTGAGCGAGCAACTCAGCTATCCCCTAAG GTGGTGGATGTACTTATGTTCCACACTAGTGCATTCTTCCGGTCCCCATCATCTCAAAAACAACACTCCAGTTCAGTTTTTATGGACACACAGTTCGTCTCACAGTTCACCAAATTGTATACTAATTTCTCAAAGGCCTCCAAGAAAGTTAGCTACAAGTTTAGTGGCAATGTTGTTGACATGTTTCTGCAGCTTCCTTCAACCGGTGATGACGTTCGTTACTATTTCCCGTTCTACCTTGACAAACAATACTGTCTTGGCATCTGTGTGGATTGTAGTACATGGAGCGTCACGATCTTGGACTGCACCGTGGAACTCAGGACTGACAACATGATGAATAAAGAAGTAAGACCACTTGCTGTGATATTTCCATACTTTCTGAAACAGCTGGGGAGACAAGTAGGAACGAGAGACTGCAAAGAAATGGCAATTGAAAAGCCCCGGAACATCCCCCAGCAAAAAGAAGTGACACACTCCGGTGTTTCATCTGTGCTTTTTATCCAAGCACATGCGGTTGGTGGGTTCGATGCTTGCAAATTCATTACGCCGGATGTTCTAGACAGCATGGTTGAGATGCTAGTGGTGACTCTATACGAAGCATCTGTTGATCCCCTTTAA
- the LOC108846462 gene encoding uncharacterized protein At4g04775-like, producing the protein MAMEMGPGIPRRCPCGALTIVLTSKTKENPGRRFYRCGVIFGENHVFKWADEAILEEIEALAARQSTIENDLIELKGHLLDMKKDTTEIVEVVAVLSTKIQK; encoded by the coding sequence ATGGCAATGGAAATGGGACCTGGCATTCCTCGCAGGTGTCCGTGTGGAGCATTGACTATTGTATTGACATCCAAGACGAAGGAAAACCCTGGTCGGCGATTCTACAGATGTGGGGTTATTTTTGGGGAAAATCACGTTTTCAAGTGGGCAGATGAAGCCATCCTCGAGGAGATAGAAGCATTGGCCGCGAGGCAGTCTACAATCGAGAATGACCTCATTGAACTGAAGGGCCACCTTCTAGACATGAAGAAAGACACTACCGAGATTGTTGAAGTTGTTGCGGTATTGTCTACCAAGATTCAAAAGTAG